A genomic region of Oncorhynchus mykiss isolate Arlee chromosome 2, USDA_OmykA_1.1, whole genome shotgun sequence contains the following coding sequences:
- the LOC110520773 gene encoding mutS protein homolog 5 — MAVPGDVTVRCLSGLPNMNGEEEEEEESHEVLLSVFAQHGQLGLCFYDSRDFTLHYMPDTSDNHELQLLARVVQEVSPHVIITSAKQERCMVQFMQGLGANPDYRPEVVTYPYVDFGLEVSKQRLLSAHFPFLPPAVSERERISYLSSCISFSSPLMLRSVGALLKCLDKRRVGVELEDSSVGVPILQFHTYTLKDVVYVDQDTYSVLQIFKSELHPSVYKLQSGEKEGLSLYGILNHCRCKFGSKLLRQWFLRPTRDLAVLNRRQEVVRFFSCPRNSDSLNTLQSSLRNIRNIPTLLRSMSLSHTKVSDWQGLYKTVYSAVCIRDTVRSLPQSIQLFQEISEGFSDDLYYIASLISRVVDFEGSLAENRFTVKPNVDPAIDEKKRRMMGLSDFLTDVARRELEHLDTRIPSCCVIYIPLIGFLLSVPRLPSMVEKEDFEIEGLDFMFLSEERLHYRSQRTKELDDLLGDLHCDTKDMETAVMTQLQTTVLGRSACLYKVLDLSAELDCLMALSHASQEYGYTTPTLANHHRITLRQARHPLLELCSPMFVSNSFLSSETRGRVKIITGPNSSGKSIYLKQVGLIVFMALIGSDVPAKEAEIGLVDGIFTRMQSRESVSVGLSTFMIDLNQMAHALNHSSGHSLVLIDEFGKGTNTVDGLSLLAASISHWLKRVPAEVPHILLATNFHSLLQLGLLPSSGLLSLLTLETAVDGDELVFLYQLKEGICRSSYAANIATLAGLPPSLVRRGVEVSELYRTGKTIKRIDRPSTEELANKCVCVVKKFLCVNLEDQSVDLQRYMKEELLPSGGDLL, encoded by the exons ATGGCGGtgcctggtgatgtcacagtAAGATGCCTGTCAGGGCTCCCAAATAtgaatggagaagaggaggaggaggaagaatcACATGAG gtgttgCTGAGTGTGTTTGCCCAGCATGGGCAGTTGGGGTTGTGTTTCTATGACAGCAGAGACTTCACTCTGCACTACATGCCTGACACCTCAGACAACCACGAGCTCCAACTTTTGGCCAGAG tggTCCAGGAGGTGAGCCCTCATGTGATCATTACCAGTGCTAAGCAGGAACGCTGCATGGTCCAGTTCATGCAGGGACTGG GAGCCAACCCAGACTACAGGCCTGAGGTGGTGACCTATCCCTATGTGGACTTTG GTCTGGAGGTCAGTAAGCAGAGGCTGTTGTCTGCCCAttttcccttccttcctcccgctgtctccgagagagagagaatctcctacctctcctcctgcatctccttctcctcccccctcatg CTGCGGTCAGTAGGTGCGTTGCTGAAGTGTCTGGACAAGAGgagagtgggagtggagctagagGACAGCAGTGTGGGAGTCCCCATCTTACAGTTCCACACCTACACAct GAAAGACGTAGTGTACGTGGACCAGGATACTTACAG cgtGCTGCAGATCTTCAAGTCGGAGCTGCACCCCTCTGTGTACAAGCTGCAGTCTGGGGAGAAGGAAGGGCTCAGTCTCTATG GGATACTGAATCACTGCAGGTGCAAGTTTGGCTCCAAACTGCTTCG ccagTGGTTTCTGAGGCCTACTCGTGACCTGGCGGTGTTAAACAGGAGACAGGAAGTTGTGAGATTCTTCTCCTGTCCACGCAACTCTGACTCCCTAAACACTTTGCAGTCCTCCCTACGCAACATCAGGAACATCCCG ACTCTCCTGCGTTCGATGTCTCTGTCTCACACCAAAGTCTCTGACTGGCAGGGTCTCTACAAG aCAGTGTATAGTGCGGTGTGTATCAGGGACACAGTGCGCTCCCTGCCTCAGTCCATCCAACTCTTCCAGGAGATCAGTGAGGGATTCTCAGATGACCTTTACTACATCGCCTCGCTCATCAGCAGAGTG GTGGACTTTGAGGGCAGTTTAGCAGAAAACCGTTTCACTGTCAAACCCAATGTGGACCCTGCTATAGACGAGA agaagaggaggatgatgggaCTGTCTGACTTCCTGACGGACGTGGCTCGCAGAGAGCTGGAGCACCTGGACACCCGCATCCCCTCCTGCTGCGTCATCTACATCCCCCTG aTAGGGTTCCTGCTCTCGGTCCCTCGGTTGCCCAGCATGGTGGAGAAAGAGGACTTTGAGATAGAGGGCCTTGACTTCATG tttcTGTCTGAGGAGCGTCTGCACTACCGCAGTCAGAGAACCAAGGAGCTAGATGACCTGCTGGGAGACTTACACTGTGACACCAAAG acatggAGACAGCGGTTATGACACAGCTACAGACCACAGTGCTGGGGAGAAGCGCCTGTCTGTACAAG gttctgGATCTGAGTGCTGAGCTGGACTGTCTGATGGCACTGAGCCATGCCTCCCAGGAGTATGGATACACTACCCCCACTCTGGCCAACCACCACAGGATAACACTCAGACAGGCCAG acACCCTCTGTTGGAGTTGTGTTCTCCTATGTTTGTGTCTAACTCCTTCCTGAGTTCTGAGACTCGTGGACGGGTCAAGATCATCACCGGGCCCAACTCATCTGGCAAGAGCATCTACCTCAAACag GTGGGTCTGATTGTGTTCATGGCTCTGATTGGTTCTGACGTGCCAGCGAAGGAGGCAGAGATTGGTCTGGTGGACGGAATCTTCACACGCATGCAGAGCAGAGAATCTGTGTCTGTAGGACTCAGCACCTTCATGATAGACctcaaccag ATGGCTCATGCTCTGAACCACAGCAGCGGTCACTCACTGGTCCTGATTGATGAGTTTGGGAAAGGAACTAAcacg GTGGATGGGCTTTCCCTTCTGGCGGCATCTATCTCTCATTGGCTGAAAAGAGTTCCAGCCGAGGTTCCTCACATTCTATTGGCCACTAACTTCCACAGTCTGCTACAGCTGGGTCTCCTACCTTCCTCAGGCCTGCTGTcactactg actctgGAGACAGCGGTGGATGGGGATGAATTGGTGTTTCTGTACCAGCTGAAGGAGGGGATCTGTCGCTCCAGCTACGCAGCCAACATCGCTACACTGGCAGGCCTTCCCCCCAGCCTCGTACGGAGAGGAGTGGAG gtATCTGAACTGTACAGAACAGGAAAGACCATTAAACGCATCGACCGACCATCTACAGAGGAGCTGGCAAACAA gtgtgtttgtgtggtgaaGAAGTTTCTGTGTGTGAACCTTGAGGACCAGAGTGTGGATCTGCAGCGCTACATGAAGGAGGAGTTGCTTCCCTCTGGAGGAGACCTGCTCTAA
- the LOC110507996 gene encoding SPRY domain-containing SOCS box protein 2: MGLSLSGWLGGIPAKMKKDAPSSSSFLPLSIPTSSRLSLLLNSSPVDPGDPRCRWSPTHCSPHFLLSQCGEEVTRAPTQQISDGARGEKGERGGMHVWEVLWCPTHRGSHAVIGVSTEHCPLQTSGYTALMGGDSQSWGWELTNNQLWHAGQALGRYPGERGVQAEEQSVSPPHPVPERVLLVLDADTGTLGYVVDDCFLGMAFKDLPQGVELFPAISSVRGGAFIRLRYLNGATREPPALMALCGLSIHVSMGKERETQTDRLPLPPPLQRYILPSM; this comes from the exons aTGGGTCTGTCACTGTCTGGATGGCTGGGTGGCATCCCAGCCAAGATGAAGAAGGatgctccctcctcttcctccttcctcccactgtccatccctacctcctcccgcctTTCACTCCTCCTAAACTCCTCTCCCGTTGACCCTGGAGACCCCCGGTGCCGCTGGAGCCCCACACACTGTTCACCTCACTTCCTGCTGTCCCAGTGCGGGGAGGAAGTGACACGCGCACCCACCCAGCAGATCAGCGACGGGGCTCggggggagaagggggaaagGGGAGGAATGCACGTCTGGGAGGTGCTCTGGTGCCCCACCCACAGAGGAAGTCATGCTGTGATTGGTGTATCCACAGAGCACTGCCCGCTACAAACCTCTGGTTACACTGCACTGATGGGCGGAGACTCACAGTCCTGGGGATGGGAACTCACAAACAATCAGCTGTGGCATGCAGGGCAAGCCCTGGGGAGATACCCCGGGGAGAGAGGGGTGCAGGCGGAAGAGCAATCTGTGTCCCCCCCTCACCCTGTCCCGGAGCGCGTGCTGCTGGTTCTGGACGCGGACACAGGAACTCTGGGATATGTAGTAGATGACTGCTTCCTGGGCATGGCCTTTAAGGACCTCCCCCAAGGGGTGGAGCTTTTCCCAGCCATTAGCAGCGTAAGGGGTGGAGCCTTCATACGACTACGCTACCTCAACGGAGCTACCC GTGAGCCTCCTGCACTGATGGCTCTCTGTGGTCTGTCCATCCATGTGTccatggggaaagagagagagactcagacagacagactgcctctgcctcctcctcttcaaCGCTACATCCTGCCCAGCatgtga